In a genomic window of uncultured Sphaerochaeta sp.:
- the serS gene encoding serine--tRNA ligase, whose translation MIDLKELKERRDEIARNIEVRNMRVDIDLIIDLQEKRSELLQEVENLRARRNENAQKMKGKLDTETRTVLIAEGKALKESIAASEATLNEVEQQYQALARTIPNYAHPQAPVGKEDKDNTAIKFVGTVPTFSFKPMDHVQLAEKLDLIDFDTATRVSGAKFYYLKREAVILQMALERYAMDIVMKKGFTPFITPDIAKEEILSGIGFNPRGEESNIYTLEGTGTCLVGTAEITLGGYYAGQILNKEDLPIRMAGLSHCFRREAGGAGQYSKGLYRVHQFSKLEMFIYCLPEESDAYHESLLAIEEEIFGNLGLAYRVVDTCTGDLGAPAYRKFDIEAWMPGRGDEGEYGEVTSTSNCTDYQARSLSIRYKDEEGKTQFVHMLNGTAIALSRAMVAILENYQNEDGSVTIPPALVPYTGFARIEARG comes from the coding sequence ATGATTGACCTGAAAGAACTGAAAGAACGAAGGGACGAGATTGCCAGGAACATCGAAGTGCGCAACATGCGCGTTGACATCGATCTGATTATAGATTTGCAGGAAAAGCGCTCCGAATTGCTGCAGGAAGTCGAGAATCTGCGGGCCCGGCGCAATGAGAATGCCCAGAAGATGAAGGGCAAGCTCGATACAGAAACCCGTACCGTCCTCATCGCCGAAGGCAAGGCTCTCAAGGAGAGCATCGCCGCCAGCGAAGCTACCCTCAACGAGGTGGAGCAGCAGTACCAGGCTCTTGCCCGCACCATTCCCAATTATGCCCATCCCCAGGCTCCGGTCGGCAAGGAAGACAAGGACAACACGGCCATCAAGTTTGTCGGCACCGTCCCCACCTTCTCTTTCAAGCCGATGGACCATGTCCAGCTTGCTGAGAAACTCGACCTGATCGATTTCGACACCGCAACCAGGGTTTCCGGGGCAAAGTTCTACTATCTCAAGCGCGAGGCGGTCATCCTGCAGATGGCCCTGGAGCGATATGCGATGGACATCGTCATGAAGAAGGGTTTCACCCCGTTCATCACCCCGGACATCGCCAAGGAAGAGATCCTCTCTGGCATCGGCTTCAACCCCCGTGGCGAGGAGAGCAACATCTACACCCTCGAGGGAACCGGCACCTGTCTGGTAGGGACTGCTGAGATTACCCTCGGCGGCTACTACGCTGGCCAGATCCTCAACAAGGAAGACCTTCCCATCAGGATGGCAGGACTCTCCCACTGTTTCCGCCGTGAGGCAGGAGGAGCCGGCCAATACTCAAAAGGCCTCTACCGTGTCCATCAGTTCTCCAAGCTTGAGATGTTCATCTACTGCCTTCCTGAGGAGTCGGACGCCTATCACGAGAGCCTTTTGGCCATCGAAGAGGAGATCTTCGGCAACCTTGGCCTGGCATACCGCGTGGTGGATACCTGTACCGGAGATCTCGGAGCACCAGCCTACCGCAAGTTCGACATTGAAGCATGGATGCCCGGCCGCGGGGATGAGGGTGAGTATGGAGAGGTGACCTCCACCAGCAACTGCACCGACTACCAGGCCCGCTCACTCTCCATCCGCTACAAGGATGAGGAGGGGAAGACCCAATTCGTCCATATGCTCAATGGGACGGCCATTGCCCTCAGCCGTGCAATGGTTGCCATTCTGGAGAACTATCAGAACGAAGATGGTTCTGTGACCATTCCCCCGGCCCTGGTACCGTACACCGGTTTTGCCAGGATCGAGGCTCGAGGCTAA
- the proC gene encoding pyrroline-5-carboxylate reductase, which produces MNTLGIIGCGAMGSAIARSLEGAVYLYDSDLEKARSLASEGKRTQLASLQELMQKSDCLLIAVKPQILATLYGQLRELGSADKNWISIAAGVSLDTLTEKLGTDEVVRFMPNIAAQMQASVTAVAPSQRCSKEHISYAQHVAQSFGSAFILPESQFGAFIGISGSAIAFILQFYHALAMGGVQQGIAYPTALHIAVETAKSAASLVADTGRNPVELATTVCSAGGTTIEGMLALAEGGFDATVMQAVRKASEKSSKLEALAKDAKR; this is translated from the coding sequence ATGAACACACTGGGAATCATCGGATGCGGAGCCATGGGAAGTGCCATCGCACGGAGTCTGGAAGGAGCTGTGTACCTCTATGACAGCGACCTGGAGAAAGCACGCAGTCTCGCATCCGAAGGAAAGCGGACACAGCTAGCAAGCTTGCAGGAGCTGATGCAGAAGTCCGACTGTCTGCTCATTGCGGTCAAGCCCCAGATCCTGGCAACACTCTATGGCCAACTCAGGGAGCTGGGCAGTGCTGACAAAAACTGGATCAGTATCGCTGCAGGGGTCTCCCTGGACACCCTCACCGAAAAGCTTGGTACCGACGAGGTGGTTCGCTTCATGCCCAACATTGCAGCACAGATGCAAGCTTCGGTAACTGCTGTGGCACCCTCCCAGCGATGCTCGAAGGAGCACATCTCCTACGCCCAGCACGTTGCACAGAGCTTTGGGTCCGCCTTCATCCTCCCCGAATCGCAGTTTGGTGCCTTCATCGGCATCAGTGGCTCGGCCATTGCCTTCATCCTGCAGTTCTACCATGCCCTTGCCATGGGTGGTGTACAGCAGGGCATTGCCTATCCGACAGCCTTGCACATTGCCGTGGAAACAGCGAAAAGTGCCGCAAGCCTGGTAGCCGATACCGGCAGGAATCCCGTGGAACTTGCAACCACCGTCTGCTCTGCAGGAGGGACGACCATCGAGGGGATGCTTGCGTTGGCCGAAGGTGGTTTCGATGCCACGGTCATGCAAGCAGTACGAAAAGCCAGTGAAAAATCGAGCAAGTTGGAAGCACTTGCCAAAGATGCAAAGAGGTGA
- a CDS encoding tRNA (cytidine(34)-2'-O)-methyltransferase, whose translation MDLHIVLFEPEIPQNTGNIARTCAATGATLHLVHPLGFSLGEKQLKRAGLDYWHLLTIVEHPSIEEFMASHADRNLFFFTTKAERTYAEVHYPAETFLIFGRESAGIDEHILVQQRQRCVRIPMRGQARSLNLSNSVAIAAYEYLRQTDFPGLQGQGELHHLRWEE comes from the coding sequence ATGGATCTGCACATCGTACTCTTTGAGCCGGAAATACCCCAGAATACTGGCAACATAGCCCGAACCTGCGCCGCTACGGGGGCAACCTTGCATTTGGTGCACCCGTTGGGGTTCAGCCTTGGGGAAAAGCAACTGAAACGGGCCGGACTCGACTACTGGCATCTGCTCACCATTGTGGAGCACCCAAGCATTGAGGAGTTCATGGCAAGCCATGCCGACCGAAATCTCTTCTTTTTCACCACAAAAGCCGAACGAACGTATGCAGAAGTGCACTATCCAGCTGAGACCTTTCTCATTTTTGGCAGGGAGAGTGCTGGGATAGATGAGCATATTCTGGTACAACAGAGACAGAGATGCGTGCGCATCCCCATGCGTGGGCAAGCCAGAAGCCTGAATCTTTCCAACAGTGTGGCGATAGCTGCCTACGAATACCTCAGGCAAACTGACTTTCCCGGTCTGCAAGGACAGGGCGAACTGCACCATCTGAGGTGGGAGGAGTAA
- a CDS encoding undecaprenyl-diphosphate phosphatase — translation MVAESLKALMLGIVQGVTEWLPISSTGHLLLLDSLLKLSLSAEAKELFLVIIQLASILAVVILYFSTLNPFSPSKDKSAKKATYILWAKVLVATLPAGVVGVLIDDFMDTHLYRWEVVAAALFGYGVLYIFLEKGRWGTREKKVKQLGDISYRDALTLGLFQMLALVPGTSRSGSTILGGIIIGIERAVVAQFSFFMAIPVMAGASLLKLIKLGFSYTNDEYLLIAVGFVSSFIVSFFCIKALIAYVRKHDFSVFGYYRVGLAILVAMFFLGRGI, via the coding sequence ATGGTTGCAGAAAGTCTGAAGGCCTTGATGCTTGGCATCGTGCAGGGAGTCACGGAGTGGCTTCCGATCAGCTCGACCGGTCACTTGCTGTTGCTTGACTCACTGCTCAAGCTCTCACTCAGTGCAGAGGCGAAGGAACTCTTCCTGGTCATCATCCAGCTTGCTTCCATTCTGGCGGTGGTGATCCTGTACTTTTCCACCCTCAATCCCTTCTCACCCTCCAAAGACAAGAGTGCAAAGAAGGCTACGTACATCCTCTGGGCGAAGGTCTTGGTGGCAACGCTTCCGGCGGGCGTGGTGGGGGTGCTCATCGATGATTTCATGGACACCCATCTCTATCGTTGGGAAGTGGTGGCCGCTGCATTGTTCGGCTATGGGGTGCTCTATATCTTTCTTGAGAAGGGTAGGTGGGGTACACGGGAGAAGAAGGTGAAGCAGCTTGGGGACATCTCCTACCGCGATGCCCTCACCCTCGGCTTGTTCCAGATGCTCGCCCTGGTCCCAGGGACGAGCAGGAGCGGCTCAACCATTCTGGGGGGCATCATCATCGGCATCGAGCGGGCGGTGGTTGCCCAGTTCTCCTTCTTCATGGCCATACCGGTCATGGCAGGAGCCTCCTTGCTCAAGCTCATCAAGCTTGGCTTCTCCTATACCAACGATGAGTACCTGCTCATCGCAGTGGGGTTTGTCAGCAGTTTCATCGTCTCCTTCTTCTGCATCAAGGCGCTCATTGCCTATGTACGCAAGCATGATTTCTCAGTTTTCGGCTACTATCGGGTAGGCTTGGCCATACTGGTAGCCATGTTCTTCCTGGGAAGGGGAATCTGA
- a CDS encoding MFS transporter, producing MALLLIIYIAFISLGLPDGVLGSIWPVMRASLDLPLYTAGLIGAIGSIGTVVSALSSYRLIHRFGTGKVTLVSVLMTALALLGFSVSSSLPQLMLCSIPLGLGAGSVDSALNNYVALHYKARHMNWLHSFWGLGASSGPAVMGIVLSLDLSYRMGYRVLGGMQLVLVLALFLSQRLWQDGKQHREGEAEIPVVSPAARRKGALPFALLGFFLYCALEISTGMWAVSYLVEVKLLNPTDAAFYGSLFFLGITSGRMASGFFSYRLSNTTLIFSGFSLILVSIGLLHYANLATAGFSLLLMGIGCAPIFPGMIHETPNHFGRENSQKIIGLQMASAYMGSTLSPPLFGILGNWIGLAWMPLMQVVLLILLFGSEALLFGLGRKRKP from the coding sequence ATGGCGCTTCTGCTGATCATCTACATTGCGTTCATCAGCTTGGGCTTGCCCGATGGGGTGTTGGGCAGCATCTGGCCGGTCATGCGCGCTTCGCTTGACCTCCCGTTGTATACGGCGGGTCTCATCGGGGCCATCGGCTCGATCGGGACGGTTGTTTCCGCTTTGTCCAGCTACCGGCTGATACACCGCTTTGGGACAGGCAAGGTGACCCTTGTCAGTGTGCTGATGACAGCCTTGGCCCTGCTCGGGTTTTCGGTGTCCTCATCTCTTCCTCAGCTGATGCTCTGTTCCATTCCCCTGGGCTTGGGTGCGGGTTCTGTCGATTCCGCACTCAACAACTATGTTGCGTTGCACTACAAGGCCCGGCATATGAACTGGCTTCACTCCTTTTGGGGTTTGGGAGCCAGCAGCGGACCTGCTGTCATGGGCATTGTGCTCTCCCTGGATCTCAGCTACAGGATGGGGTACCGGGTTTTGGGTGGCATGCAGCTGGTGCTCGTCCTTGCCCTCTTTCTCAGTCAGCGGCTCTGGCAGGATGGCAAGCAGCACAGGGAAGGGGAGGCGGAAATTCCGGTTGTTTCCCCTGCTGCCCGGCGAAAAGGAGCCCTTCCTTTTGCTCTGCTCGGGTTTTTTCTCTATTGTGCTCTGGAAATTTCCACCGGCATGTGGGCGGTCAGCTATCTTGTGGAAGTGAAACTCCTCAACCCCACCGATGCAGCGTTCTACGGTTCCCTCTTCTTTTTGGGCATCACCAGCGGGAGGATGGCCAGTGGCTTCTTCTCCTATCGTCTTTCCAATACCACACTCATCTTCAGCGGTTTTTCCCTGATCCTGGTAAGCATCGGCTTGCTGCATTATGCGAATCTGGCGACAGCCGGGTTCTCCCTGTTGCTGATGGGGATCGGGTGTGCTCCCATTTTCCCGGGAATGATCCACGAGACACCGAATCATTTCGGCAGGGAGAACAGCCAGAAGATCATAGGGTTGCAGATGGCCTCTGCCTACATGGGCAGTACGCTCTCACCCCCGCTGTTCGGCATCCTGGGGAACTGGATCGGCCTGGCTTGGATGCCCCTGATGCAGGTAGTGCTGCTTATCCTGCTCTTTGGCAGCGAAGCGCTGTTGTTCGGTTTGGGAAGGAAGAGAAAGCCCTGA
- a CDS encoding YbaN family protein, with product MVKNKPLRILLMFLGLLFTAIGAIGIVLPVLPTTPFILLAGFLFSFSSKRLGTWLERNRTFGPYLRHWKDGSGIPKAVKIRVLVMLWAGLVVTFFLVADVKLIIMLCVIGSLVTLHIVTIKPKQLEQTKNAC from the coding sequence TTGGTCAAAAACAAACCACTACGCATCCTCTTGATGTTCCTCGGCCTGCTCTTCACGGCAATAGGTGCCATCGGCATCGTGCTTCCGGTACTGCCCACCACCCCGTTCATCCTGCTTGCGGGCTTTCTCTTCTCCTTCTCCAGCAAACGGTTGGGGACATGGCTTGAGAGGAACAGGACCTTCGGTCCTTACTTGCGCCACTGGAAGGATGGCAGCGGCATTCCCAAGGCAGTGAAGATCAGGGTCCTGGTCATGCTGTGGGCCGGCCTGGTGGTCACCTTCTTCCTGGTTGCGGATGTGAAGCTGATCATCATGCTCTGTGTCATCGGAAGCCTGGTCACCCTGCACATCGTCACCATCAAGCCCAAGCAGTTGGAACAGACCAAAAACGCTTGCTAG
- the dinB gene encoding DNA polymerase IV codes for MEQVFFHVDMDAFYAAIEVLDHSEYRGKCLLIGGSGKRSVVATASYEARKFGIHSAMPMAQALRLCPHALVVKPRMERYHQMSSIVMDVLKRFSSSVQQISIDEAFLDMTGTQRLFGIPREAGTLLKKAVHDETGLTISVGIGPSRFIAKMASDYDKPDGLCRVSVGKEIAFIDAIGLKKLWGVGKVTQQLLAKHHITTTAELRSYQESTLQNLFGSSMGHYLYQACRGIDPGIFSSEAKSHSISTETTFAEDIRDEETLHEVLLFMSHEVMFRCLDEKQIARTVSLKLRSPDFATSTIQVTPQATLYSAEQIYQIATQLLAQKWSEGKPVRLIGLALQGLYSGTRPLQEELFEDPYQKKRKLEEVVLALQKQGKQVMKAANLPSKEE; via the coding sequence ATGGAACAAGTGTTCTTTCATGTGGATATGGATGCGTTCTATGCTGCGATTGAGGTGCTCGATCACAGCGAGTATCGTGGCAAGTGCCTCCTGATCGGGGGGAGCGGCAAGCGTTCGGTGGTTGCAACCGCCAGCTACGAAGCCCGAAAGTTCGGCATCCATTCCGCCATGCCCATGGCCCAAGCCCTGCGACTGTGCCCCCATGCGTTGGTGGTAAAGCCACGCATGGAACGCTACCATCAGATGAGCAGCATCGTCATGGATGTGCTCAAGCGCTTCAGCAGCTCGGTTCAGCAGATATCCATCGATGAGGCCTTTCTGGACATGACGGGAACCCAACGGCTCTTCGGCATTCCCCGTGAAGCAGGCACATTGCTCAAGAAAGCAGTCCACGATGAGACCGGGCTCACCATCTCGGTGGGCATCGGACCCAGCAGGTTCATCGCCAAGATGGCCAGTGACTACGATAAGCCCGATGGGCTGTGCAGGGTCTCGGTGGGAAAGGAGATTGCGTTCATCGATGCAATCGGATTGAAGAAGCTATGGGGCGTGGGAAAAGTAACCCAGCAGCTGCTTGCCAAGCATCACATCACTACCACAGCGGAACTGCGCAGCTATCAGGAATCCACCCTGCAAAACCTCTTCGGCTCCAGCATGGGCCACTATCTGTACCAAGCATGCAGAGGTATCGATCCGGGAATCTTCTCAAGCGAAGCGAAGAGTCACTCCATCTCGACCGAGACAACCTTTGCCGAGGATATCCGAGACGAGGAGACCTTGCATGAGGTCTTGCTCTTCATGAGCCATGAGGTGATGTTTCGCTGTCTTGATGAGAAACAGATCGCAAGAACCGTGTCGCTGAAGCTCCGCTCCCCGGACTTTGCCACTTCCACCATCCAGGTGACCCCCCAAGCAACCCTCTACAGCGCCGAGCAAATCTATCAGATCGCCACACAGCTGTTGGCCCAGAAGTGGAGCGAAGGCAAGCCGGTACGGCTTATCGGCCTTGCCCTCCAAGGGCTGTACAGCGGAACCCGTCCGCTCCAGGAAGAGCTCTTTGAGGACCCCTACCAGAAAAAACGCAAGCTCGAGGAAGTGGTGCTTGCCCTGCAAAAACAAGGCAAACAAGTGATGAAAGCAGCCAACCTCCCCTCCAAGGAGGAGTGA
- a CDS encoding D-alanine--D-alanine ligase → MQVALLFGGRSAEHDVSVSSAISVHQALIEAGHTVLPIAITLEGKWYLQTKSPAGEMEKNLLVSIRPGAGFFLNDTQLDVDAAFATTHGYGGEDGNLQGLCLLSGIPLAGCDTASSAIGMHKDLASRLFNSHGIPTIATRVLDRFNLMDIEAYVMDQFALLTKQLGPHLFVKPENAGSSVGVRALRAAQPDQLVEALRYAALYSERVLIQTLMEDVQEIECAVLRTREGTLVAAGPAVVMDPAKSEQGFLSYAHKYGTTNTAYLELPSTIGEETAKAVRRYARQAFLAIKADGYARVDFFLAKEGIFLNEINTSPGMTQTSHYPKLMASVGYSLPEVLDHLLFDALNRAHLERGRIYTPPTC, encoded by the coding sequence ATGCAAGTAGCATTGCTTTTCGGCGGGCGTTCCGCCGAACATGATGTCTCAGTCTCCAGCGCAATCTCGGTGCATCAGGCACTGATTGAAGCGGGGCATACCGTACTCCCGATAGCCATCACACTGGAGGGAAAGTGGTATCTGCAGACCAAGTCTCCGGCAGGTGAAATGGAGAAAAACCTTTTGGTCTCCATCAGGCCAGGTGCGGGCTTTTTCCTCAATGATACACAGCTGGATGTGGATGCAGCCTTTGCAACCACCCACGGCTATGGTGGTGAGGATGGGAACCTGCAGGGGTTGTGCTTGCTTTCCGGCATTCCCCTCGCCGGCTGTGACACCGCCTCCAGTGCCATCGGGATGCACAAGGACCTTGCATCCCGCCTCTTCAATAGTCACGGCATCCCTACCATAGCCACCAGGGTGCTTGACCGGTTCAACCTCATGGACATCGAAGCCTATGTCATGGACCAATTTGCCTTGCTGACCAAGCAGCTGGGTCCGCATCTGTTCGTTAAGCCGGAGAATGCAGGATCATCGGTTGGGGTGAGGGCGCTGAGGGCTGCACAGCCGGACCAGCTGGTCGAAGCACTTCGGTACGCCGCCCTCTACAGCGAACGCGTCCTGATCCAGACCCTGATGGAAGACGTGCAGGAAATTGAATGCGCAGTACTCCGCACCAGGGAGGGAACGCTGGTTGCAGCCGGTCCTGCCGTGGTGATGGACCCCGCCAAGAGTGAGCAGGGGTTCCTCAGTTATGCACACAAATACGGGACCACCAACACTGCCTATCTCGAGTTGCCGTCCACCATCGGGGAGGAGACTGCCAAGGCTGTCAGACGCTATGCCAGGCAAGCCTTCCTGGCCATCAAGGCGGACGGGTATGCCCGCGTCGATTTCTTCCTTGCAAAAGAGGGCATCTTCCTCAATGAGATCAATACCAGCCCGGGCATGACGCAGACCAGCCACTACCCCAAATTGATGGCAAGCGTCGGCTACAGCCTTCCCGAAGTTCTCGACCACCTGCTCTTTGATGCCCTCAACCGGGCACACCTGGAGCGAGGGCGCATCTACACCCCTCCCACGTGTTAG
- the murE gene encoding UDP-N-acetylmuramyl-tripeptide synthetase gives MNTLRSLLEAVGIFDARVPHDLSIASICQHSQDCRPNSVFFAFSGLHTNGLLFVREAVKRGAVCVISEKPITSDPESQGFYAYTVEQAHTCFALMCAALHDNPQEKLSVIGISGTDGKSTTCDYLYQMLKANEVKVGVLTTVSMDDGSGKVDSPYRQSTPEPDQLQAFLARCVDNQVSHVILECTSHALSKQYDRLAGISFAAAIITKVTSEHLEFHHSLEEYTNAKVNLVKALQEGGLLLTSTDNSRYETFIDALCDSCSAIVLGKDIPMRIEFMGYQGVVVEIYGQHLPTPLLLPSLATNALLAAFTASHLLNKEPKSLLQLIPRLQPVKGRMHLIENKLGVRVIIDFAHTADAYEGVFSFAKRTCEGGDIIAVFGCAGERDSTKRPAMGKIANKYSSVIILTEEDPRKEGNQAIFSDLRYLMHNPLCTVWEIEDRRMAIRKALSIALGGDTLLFLGKGHEKSIERADGKIAWDEIAEVQAALQEEEQRRGCK, from the coding sequence ATGAATACGTTACGCTCCCTATTGGAGGCTGTGGGCATCTTTGACGCACGTGTCCCCCACGACCTCAGTATTGCTTCCATCTGCCAACACTCACAGGATTGCAGGCCCAATTCTGTCTTTTTTGCATTCAGCGGTCTTCATACCAACGGGCTGTTGTTCGTCAGGGAAGCGGTGAAACGAGGGGCTGTATGCGTCATCAGCGAGAAACCCATCACCTCCGATCCTGAAAGCCAGGGCTTCTACGCGTACACGGTGGAGCAAGCACACACCTGCTTTGCCCTGATGTGTGCTGCCCTGCATGACAATCCCCAGGAAAAGCTTTCGGTCATCGGCATCAGCGGAACAGACGGCAAGAGCACCACCTGTGACTACCTGTATCAGATGCTCAAGGCCAATGAGGTCAAGGTCGGTGTGCTTACCACGGTCAGCATGGATGATGGCTCGGGAAAGGTTGACTCCCCCTACCGGCAGAGCACCCCGGAACCTGACCAGTTGCAAGCCTTCCTTGCCCGCTGCGTGGACAACCAGGTCTCTCATGTCATCCTCGAGTGCACCAGCCACGCGCTGAGCAAGCAGTATGACCGGCTGGCAGGGATATCCTTCGCAGCTGCCATCATCACCAAGGTCACCAGTGAGCATCTTGAGTTCCATCACAGCCTTGAGGAGTATACCAATGCCAAGGTCAATCTCGTCAAAGCTCTGCAAGAAGGGGGCCTTCTGCTCACCAGTACCGACAACAGCCGGTATGAGACCTTCATCGATGCGCTGTGCGACTCATGTTCGGCCATAGTCCTTGGAAAGGACATTCCCATGCGCATTGAGTTCATGGGATACCAAGGGGTGGTCGTTGAGATCTATGGCCAACACCTGCCCACTCCCCTGCTGCTGCCCAGCCTTGCGACCAACGCCCTGCTCGCAGCCTTTACCGCCAGCCATCTGCTCAACAAGGAGCCGAAGAGCCTGCTGCAGCTCATCCCGCGTCTTCAGCCGGTCAAGGGGAGGATGCACCTCATTGAGAACAAGCTCGGCGTCAGGGTCATCATCGACTTTGCCCATACTGCCGACGCCTATGAGGGTGTCTTCTCCTTCGCCAAGCGAACCTGTGAAGGGGGAGACATCATTGCAGTGTTCGGGTGTGCCGGGGAACGGGACAGCACCAAACGCCCGGCCATGGGGAAAATCGCCAACAAATACAGTTCGGTGATCATTCTTACCGAGGAAGATCCGCGCAAGGAAGGAAACCAGGCCATTTTCTCCGATCTCAGGTATCTGATGCACAATCCCTTGTGCACCGTATGGGAGATTGAGGACAGGAGGATGGCCATCCGCAAGGCTCTCTCCATTGCCCTGGGCGGCGATACCCTCCTCTTTCTGGGCAAAGGCCACGAGAAGAGCATCGAACGAGCCGATGGCAAGATAGCCTGGGATGAAATCGCAGAAGTCCAGGCAGCCTTGCAGGAAGAGGAGCAAAGAAGAGGATGCAAGTAG